The sequence below is a genomic window from Pectinophora gossypiella chromosome 21, ilPecGoss1.1, whole genome shotgun sequence.
agacgatcAACTGCTCCTGTAGATATAGCTGCTGAGTGGAGTTTCGAAGTAAAGGAGTTGTCACGCAAACAGTTTACAGGTCATGAGGAACCTCCCCGTCAACAGGTATTATTTGATTCTGACTCTGATATTTATACCATCTTCCGTAAAATTATAGATGATGACGTAATAAATCTAATGGTGCAACAAACCAATTTGTATGCTCAGCGTTTGTTACAAGAGCCTGGAAAACCACACAGCCGCAAATTTCGTTGGTCTGATGTTGATGAACCCGAAATGTTGAAGTTTCTTGGCGTCATATTTCTTACAGGCATAATAGTGTTCCCGACACTTGAATGTTATTGGAAGAAAGACGATATTTATTATCACCCTTTACTCCACAAGATCAATATGTCATACAACAGATTTCGGCTGATCCTAAGATGTTggcatttttgtgataataatgCGCCCAGAGAAGAAAACGATCGACTCTATAAAATCAGTCCATTGATAGACCTTATCATAGGAAATTCAAGGACTATTTACACACCTGGCCAGATTATTGTTGTTGACGAGTCGATGGTGCATTTCCGCGGAAGACTTCTTTTTTGTCAATACATACCATCGAAGACACATAAATACGGCATCAAAATCTATAAGCTTTGCTCTGCAGAAGGATATACCTGGGGCTACCAAATTTACAGTGGTCAAAGTGTGCAAGTTTTTGGACTGGATACTTCTGGAAGTATCGTCGTAACATTGGCAGAAGGCCTACTTGATGAAGGTCGCTGTATGATAACCGACAATTACTACACGAGCGTCCCTTTGGCAGAGTTTTTGCTTTCCCGCAATACAGATCTTTGCGGCACAGTCAACAGAAAAAGAAGAGGTTTACCAAAAGACGTAATGGACGCTAAACTGGCGACTGGTGAAATTGCGGTGAAACAAAAAAATGAAAACGTGACAGTACTAAAATGGAAGGACAAAAGAGATGTTTGCGCACTGTCGACTTGCCACGGTAAAGAAATGTCTCCTACATCTGGACGAACCCCAAAACTAAAGCCCAATATGATCCTAAGTTATAACAAAGGAAAAAAAGGTATAGACGTGGCTGATCAGATGGCAAGCTACAACTCACCTATAAGGAAAACTATAATATGGTATAAAAAAGTTGCAATAGATTTGCTGGCGATAGCTGTAGTCAACTCTACCATAATTTATAACGAGATGCATCCGGGCAGTAGAGAAAAGCTGACTATTCTAGCAGCTcatgaagctattgtaaaaatGCTGTTACAACCTGATCTTCTTCACCAAGAAACACGGTCTAGAACCCCGCAGTCACAAGCTGGATCCTCAAGGTCATCAGAACTACCAGGGCCATCGAGATTAGTAAGACCATCATCAGGAAGACTGTCATCTGCTTCAAATACGTCACATCGAAGCGTTCACTTTTTGGAATCTTTGGGCAAGAAAGGATCTCGTACCATCGGAAGACGATGCGTCGGATGTTATAAAAAACTTCTTGATGAAGGTGGACTTGCACCATACGCACGTGCCAAAGCCAAAAGGGTttcaacacaatgtaaaatctgcAAAAAAGCATATTGTTTTGATTGTTTTTCTGAAGCTCAAGTTCATcaataaaaattacattgtttTCTACGAAGTTGTTTTACTTTGAGTTACTACGgcaagatgaaaaaaaaatgtgacatgtttttgactttttctatttataaggtCTTTGGCTACAAGTCCTTTATGAAAATATCAACAAATTTTACGAGTCCGTGATTTGACAGCCCATAAAGCTGCACTGGTCTCGTGTACCTCATAGGGTACACGAACTCGGCGGAACCGCTCCCCGTGTGCCACATACGGTACACCggactgttaacgtgttaaggaagctaaatatattatatataataacctGTCTCTAAACGTCTTCTTGTATAATTTACCGGAAGAATTAATACGCATTGTCAGACTTAAAAATTGTACCATATTATAAAACGCTTTGACTCTTGTTATGGAAGAGGAAAATTTCATGAAACAATACAAtgccaaaaataataaatgtgaaccagttaataataatcaaaactTCCGCCCTGTTCAAAATTCTCAATGCCCCAATTCCACATAGAACAGGTTTTAAAATCCCAAAACAACATAAGCCTTTACTAATGTTTTCCCAGTCTTTTATTTGTGTGGGTGGCATACAAATATGAAACAAAGTTTTAATTATAGCTTGACATATCTCGCGaactatttttgtattgttgaAAATCCTCTTCTAAATGAAAAATGCAGGTCCATTAACTGTTAGAATGTTTTATTGTACCTGTAGATGGGGTCAAAGGAAAGGGATACTGGAGGGTCGGGGACACCACCCCCACTTGCTGTTCCAATAAGTATGGCCTTGCCAGTGCAATTGTCCCCACATGGAACTCTACGTATTCCATCAAATGACCGCTTTCTCATACGTCGAACTAATTCTGGATGTCTTgaggtaaaattaaaattttatttataaaactgttGTTACTTTTCTGTTTACGGTATCAAATCTTCCATCATTTTTCATTCGTACTTCCATCGTaaccataatattatttacaggCTGTGCGAGACACCATTAATGAAGAGTTTTCGCCCAGGAGGCTCAACTTTATAGAGGAAGAGGCTTCGTCTTCAATTGCGGTTGGTGTGCTGTGTGTTGTatcgtttttaaatattaactaataaaatagacgtttttttaaggtttttatcTCTTTTGTAGAATGCTGACGCTGCAGCTGAGGAGTTATTCGTCGTTTCGCACGCAAAAGATTCGCACGATTGTGCGAATTGACACCATTCGATTTTACCTAATGTTTTTGTCTTCATTTCGCACGCACGTACAATGTACAGTCAGGTAAAAATATTGAAATCAAGTTTTATAAACGACTACGAATAAATGACCATGTATGAAATCTTAATATCAAGTTTGTTAtctgaaataggtacttatacataaataaaacatctACACTACTGACATGCTCGGTCACATTACGTGACGGCAAAACTTCGGAGTGCGAGAGATGGCGTACTAGAAAGCAAGAAGGATGTAAGCCTCGCTCGCTTCCTAGTATTGCGCCATCTCTCTCACTCCGGCGTTTTTCATCACGTTAACCGTTAATGTAGCCCAAAAAGATAGCGCGGTCTCTTTCTTTTTATCTAATCTCTAGTGGTGCATCTTAGTGACGTCAGTCAGTCTTTCCTTAAGCGTCTTTTACTGCGCTCGCGCATATTAAACTGCAACATGTCATaagttttaaaaatgaaaatgtgggtgtttttactgttttttatgTACGCTGGAGGTAAGTGTATTTAGAATATAATAGTGTTACTGTGAATGTTCGAACGGCTACTTCGTTCAGTTATACAGTGTGTCCGGGGACGTATAGCGGAAACTTTAAGACCGTATAAAAAaggtaattaaaaaattaaaatcactACATGGGGTGGGCGCCCCCCATGGGGAGTTTTTTGTCGATAAAATTGATCATATTATACGGTCTTAACGTTTTCGCTATACGTCCCCGAAAACACtgtatatttaaatgttttttgttttgtggcggccatcttgtgcTTATCCTATCTTGACTGGCATTGGTAGAAATTATTGAGATGAAACTGAGAAAATGTGAAATTCATttgataattaaatttaaaagtgtGTTTTACCTTAATAAATATTCTAGATTTGATTTAAAAAGCTGGTTTGAGATTAGAAACATTTTTCTTTGTAGGAAATGGATCGCAACCTGGCCCATCTAATTCAGGAAATGATCCACCAGCCGGACCTTCAAGTACGCATACAACTGGACAtgaaataatcaaatcaaaacgaGGAAAGCCAGTACTTTTTCGCGCGGGCCACAAATATAATTTACACAGGAGAAATAAAGCTTCTTGTGTTTGGAGATGTTCGAAGAGACACATATGCAAAtctatgcttgttattaataatgataactCTATTAAACGGGAGGATAGACACAACTGTGAGCCTGATTTTACGTCAAATGAGCTTGAGATAAAATTTAACGAGTGCGTTGAAAAAGTTAAAACTGACTATACTGTACCTATACCAACTGTTTTTCGACAGACTGTAGCAGAGCTAAAAGACAAGGGAATCAGCCTCATCCAAAGAATTCCcacatttaaaaatgttaagaaTAAGTTTTATCGAAACCGAAATAAGTCGCTgggtgtaaaaaaaatatgttttaatacaTTGAAACAagttgttgtgcccgaaagatTCAAAAGCTTTTTATTAGCTGATTACTACAACTCGAGGAACAGAATTTTGCTTTTCGCTGGTGAGCATTGCAAAACAATATTGGCAAATCCCAATTTGACAGTTTTATGTGATGGAACCTTTAAATTTTGTCTAAAACCTTTTCAGCAGTTGTATACCTTGCATGTTGATTTAGGAAGTAGTAAAACACACACGAATATAATACCTGTGATTTATGCGTTATTGGcaaacaaaactaaaataacttataaaatattgttttcctTGATCAAGAGTCAAATTCCTCAATTTGATCCCAAAAATATTATACTCGACTTCGAGCGGGCGACAATGTCAGCGATCAAAGATATATTCCCAGAGACTTGCATTAGTGGGTGTTTCTTTCATTTTTCTAGAAGTTTGTGGCGAAAAGCTGACGAAATAGGAATCACAAAATCTGCACTGGCTCGAAAACATATAAAAAGGTGTACTGTTTTGGCACATTTGCCCAAAGAAGTTATTGAAAATGGGTGGTTGTACATCATGTCTCAATGTCCCAACGATGAAAAAATTGTCttgtttaacaattattttgtagAGACATGGTTAAATGAAACTTCTTTTTTTACCGACAAATGGTCCTGCAGTAGTAGTCATCATCGTACTACAAATATGGTTGAGAGCTGGCATGCTATCGTAAACaaaaaaatttataataaacccAAAAGTATTGCACATTTTTTGACTGTCTTACAACaagaagataattattatcaaaCGTTATATTTAAAAGGatctaatattaataatattgtgAAATCGACGAAGGGGAAGAGTACGATGATGACGAACTCCGTCGCATTTTAGAAGCGTATGAAGAAGTGAATATAGTAGAGGAAAATGTGACTGAAGATGTTGAAATGATCCAAACAGATCAGAGTGTGCCAGATGAATTAATTTGATctgaaaattttgagggatttACTGGTGTCGAAGAGACATACCGAGAGCAATCTGGGCCAATTATCCAGGAAACTTctccaataaatatatttaaatctgTTTGGAACCGGCACGTTATGGAAATCATAATAGAACAGACAAATAAATATGCTTGGGATATTATTGCCCGTGCAAGTGAAAGTGAAAATGGCATTACTAGGGGGTCGCGTCTTAATGATTGGTATGAGACTACAGTGGAAGAATTATATCAATTTTTCTCTATACTTATTTACATGTCATTATGTAACAGAGGAAGGTTGGATGAATATTGGACGACAGGAGTACTGGGGATGCCAGCCTTTAGAAAAATTATGGGTAAAAATAGATTTCTTTTATTGTTACGTTTCCTACACTTTGTGGATAATGATGGTCTTACAGATTTCATTCACGGGTATGATCGAAAGATATATAAAATAGCTCCCATAGTTGAACACTGCAACCAAAAATTCCcagaaatatacatatattccTGACAGAGCCCTTAGTATTGACGAGTCGCTTTTACTATGGAAGGGACACCTGTCATGGATCCAATGCATACGAACAAAAGCCGCGAGATTTGGAATTAAAACGTATGAACTTTGTGAGGCAGAAACTGGCTACCTCTTAAAGCTTATGATCTATGCAGGGAAAAATCAAGATTTAGAGAAAGCTATCCATGGTTTCACCAACGCAACGTCAAAAGTTGTTTTAAAACTATCTGAGGATTATCTTGAAAAAGGTCATTGTCTTTACATGGACAACTTTTATAACTCGGTTGGGTTGGCACGTTTTTTGAAACGTAAACGCACAGATGTGGTAGGGACACTGAATCGCCGTAGAGTGGGGATATTGTTGCAGCACACTGTGGGGATGTCGCAGTGTTAGCATGGAAAGATGTGAAATTGGTATCAATGATATCAACTTTTCATAAGAACGACATAGCTCCAGGCCGCAGAGCAGGCGAACATTGTGACAAACCGCTTGTAGTtcacaattacaataaatacatggGGGGTGTGGACCTAAAGGACCAAAAGCTCTCCATGTATTTATTGGAACGTAAAAGAGGACTAAAGTGGTACGTCAAAGTTTTTAGGCGCTTACTCAACTGTAGCATACTAAACAGCTGGATCATATATAAATGCCATGAAGATGTTCCAAAAATGGATAACAGGCAATTTCGTTATGCTTTGGCAGAGGCCCTTTCTCTGGAGAGTATGTACATACAACGGATTAGACCCGCTGCCACCTCTGGCACCAATCGATACAGCGGAAATCATTTCCCTGCACACTTCTCTGAAATTAACAACATAATGCCAGATCGCTCCAATAAAAAATGAACCGGCACAAAAGGGGACGTTGCGTGCATTGTACATCCAATAAAAGACGTACAGAAACCAACATAATATGCACTGGATGCAACGTATTTCTTTGCGTGGGTAAATGCTGGCAAGAATATCACACCCCGCCTAGTGATTattagtaaactatttttatgaTTGTAATTATATCGTCGTAATATTCCTTGCCTCGCCTTAATAAATAAGATCAAAAACTTTGAAGTTTTTCTTTTAACCCATAGGTAAATACGATCACATACCATCCTGTATATGAATAAACCAATGCGTGCCAGAACGCGGATCCACGCTTggaaatgcaataaataatgtcAGTAATAAAACTtgtggcgttttttttttttcattacggtataatattttataacgtaATTAGGTTCACCATATAtcgaagtataaaataaaataaggaaaatacaaattaaagtCACTGCATTTACATTATTAGCGGTTTTCCAAAGTACGATCAAGTTTCTCCAAATCACAAGAGATAATGTAATGTAGTAAAGAAACAACTGAAGATGttctacttaattatataccatgaaaaactttattttagtaCCTTTTAAAATCAATAATTAGCAAACTGATTCTGTAAGCAATCTTGGAGATATTCGATGCTAAAAAACTTGAGTTGCGCGGCCGCGCGTCCTGTAATTTACTCGGCACACAGCGATAACATCACTGCGTCAGTCGCGGCATACCAAAGGTTAAAGAGCACCCAGTTGGCATATACCtgcaatatataattatttttacagttgTTAAACTTCAAAAAAGGTGGAAAAGAATCCGCGACGCCTACACTAaaggcagaaataaaaaaaacaagagtGGCTCCGGTGCATCTACTTCTAAAGAGTATCTGTATTCACCTttgttatcatttttgaataac
It includes:
- the LOC126376793 gene encoding piggyBac transposable element-derived protein 4-like — protein: MARRIRDEDIRRILEDSDGEEEIIELLDQEEDLQDEEYQDDDDEDGEAYLEVGPVIEETVENIAREVQIGDVSGQPSNERVLDNPIRLPTPDVPSRAPVSRRRRRSTAPVDIAAEWSFEVKELSRKQFTGHEEPPRQQVLFDSDSDIYTIFRKIIDDDVINLMVQQTNLYAQRLLQEPGKPHSRKFRWSDVDEPEMLKFLGVIFLTGIIVFPTLECYWKKDDIYYHPLLHKINMSYNRFRLILRCWHFCDNNAPREENDRLYKISPLIDLIIGNSRTIYTPGQIIVVDESMVHFRGRLLFCQYIPSKTHKYGIKIYKLCSAEGYTWGYQIYSGQSVQVFGLDTSGSIVVTLAEGLLDEGRCMITDNYYTSVPLAEFLLSRNTDLCGTVNRKRRGLPKDVMDAKLATGEIAVKQKNENVTVLKWKDKRDVCALSTCHGKEMSPTSGRTPKLKPNMILSYNKGKKGIDVADQMASYNSPIRKTIIWYKKVAIDLLAIAVVNSTIIYNEMHPGSREKLTILAAHEAIVKMLLQPDLLHQETRSRTPQSQAGSSRSSELPGPSRLAVRDTINEEFSPRRLNFIEEEASSSIANADAAAEELFVVSHAKDSHDWEEYDDDELRRILEAYEEVNIVEENVTEDVEMIQTDQSVPDELI